Proteins encoded in a region of the Clostridia bacterium genome:
- a CDS encoding MinD/ParA family protein encodes MSDQAGRLRELVATGVLPLRALAVASGKGGVGKTNLVVNLALALGLRGRRVVVLDGDLGLANVDVMLGLCPRYSLYDVLKGECRLEDAVLEGPANLRLIPAGSGIAELADLDGGQRVQLVNSLRRFLAGAEFLLIDTGAGIGRGVMSLLSTADEVIVVVTPEPTSLADGYALIKVLGQGRLHSRVNLVVNRAESAAEAQQVLRRLALVVNRFLDIELRYLGFVYNDPAVPKAVARQQPVVLSHPHSRAARQFNYLAGRLLEEEVPPQDGGFMRRLLRLFG; translated from the coding sequence ATGAGCGACCAGGCCGGCCGACTGCGAGAACTGGTGGCAACCGGAGTCCTGCCCCTTCGGGCCCTGGCCGTGGCCAGCGGCAAGGGCGGGGTGGGCAAGACCAACCTGGTGGTCAACCTGGCCCTGGCCCTGGGGCTGCGGGGCAGGCGGGTAGTGGTGCTGGACGGCGACCTGGGCCTGGCCAACGTGGACGTGATGCTGGGGCTGTGCCCGCGCTACAGCCTGTACGACGTACTGAAGGGTGAGTGCCGGCTGGAGGACGCCGTGCTGGAGGGTCCCGCCAACCTGCGGCTCATACCGGCCGGATCGGGCATAGCCGAGCTGGCGGATCTGGACGGCGGACAGAGGGTACAGTTGGTGAACAGCCTCCGCCGCTTCCTTGCCGGGGCGGAGTTTCTGCTCATCGATACCGGCGCGGGCATAGGCCGGGGGGTGATGAGCCTGCTCTCTACGGCCGACGAGGTCATAGTGGTGGTAACTCCCGAACCGACATCCTTGGCCGACGGCTATGCTCTGATCAAGGTTCTGGGGCAGGGACGCCTGCACTCCCGGGTTAACCTGGTGGTGAACCGGGCGGAGAGTGCCGCCGAGGCGCAGCAGGTGCTGCGACGCCTGGCCCTGGTGGTGAACCGCTTCCTGGACATAGAACTCCGCTATTTGGGCTTCGTCTACAACGATCCGGCGGTTCCCAAGGCCGTTGCCCGGCAGCAGCCGGTGGTGCTGAGCCACCCGCATTCCCGCGCCGCCCGGCAGTTCAACTATCTGGCCGGTCGGCTGCTGGAGGAGGAGGTTCCCCCGCAGGACGGGGGGTTCATGAGGCGCCTGTTACGGCTCTTCGGGTAG
- a CDS encoding PilZ domain-containing protein produces MATGSGLLRVNQRVEIRRENEDQGYLTLVQEVREADFAVQLPMRGGVEVPLWPGEEVQVYVPTSRGRYVFSTKVLERYYDRVPLCRLAKPREVTRLQRREYVRWQVALEVRYQVTDDPATPPPRARLRQRGLTVDLSGGGLQLLVREPVSVGSWLWLEFEIPYRGGQESVRALGKVRRVLPQEGEGPPRYLLGISFERIGDREREMIIAYIFHRMVSDRALVPPEE; encoded by the coding sequence TTGGCTACGGGCAGCGGACTCTTGCGCGTAAACCAACGGGTGGAAATCCGGCGAGAGAACGAGGACCAAGGGTACCTAACCCTGGTGCAGGAGGTAAGAGAAGCAGATTTCGCCGTGCAGTTACCCATGCGGGGTGGCGTGGAGGTCCCGCTTTGGCCGGGAGAAGAGGTGCAGGTGTATGTGCCTACCAGCCGCGGGCGGTACGTATTCAGCACTAAGGTGCTGGAGCGCTATTACGACCGGGTACCCTTATGCCGTTTGGCCAAGCCTCGGGAGGTCACCCGGCTGCAAAGGCGCGAGTACGTACGCTGGCAGGTGGCCCTGGAGGTCCGCTACCAGGTAACCGACGACCCGGCTACGCCCCCTCCCAGGGCCAGGCTGCGCCAGCGGGGGCTCACCGTGGACCTCAGCGGCGGAGGGCTCCAGCTTCTGGTCCGGGAGCCGGTTTCGGTGGGGTCGTGGCTGTGGTTGGAATTCGAAATTCCCTACCGGGGAGGTCAGGAGTCGGTGCGGGCGTTGGGGAAGGTCCGGAGAGTACTGCCCCAAGAAGGGGAAGGACCCCCACGGTACCTCCTGGGGATATCCTTTGAGCGCATAGGGGACCGGGAGCGGGAAATGATTATCGCTTACATCTTTCATCGCATGGTGTCCGATCGCGCTCTCGTTCCGCCTGAGGAATGA
- a CDS encoding FliA/WhiG family RNA polymerase sigma factor has translation MQVDKALRERLWEQYRRGRDVETRRELVLAYLPLVKYLAGRLKLRPRVGLTEEDLEAYGVIGLLEALERYDPNRGAEFETFARRRIQGAMLDALRRQDWAPRSVRERLHQVAGVVRVIEQEKKAPATDEEVATRLGWPVSRVQEAWLEAHETALTSLEELLFPGEGQDSSRPAADPESPDPARVYEENELRALLARALSELGDPDRLVLNLYYYEGLTLKEIGAVLGVSESRACQLRGRALLRLRARLKEWGY, from the coding sequence GTGCAGGTAGACAAAGCCTTAAGAGAACGGCTTTGGGAGCAGTACCGGCGCGGGCGGGACGTCGAAACCCGACGCGAGTTGGTTCTGGCTTACCTGCCGTTGGTAAAATACCTGGCCGGACGCCTTAAACTGCGCCCACGGGTGGGGCTTACCGAGGAGGATTTGGAAGCCTACGGGGTGATAGGGCTGCTGGAGGCTCTGGAACGGTATGACCCCAACCGGGGGGCAGAATTTGAAACCTTCGCCCGGCGCCGCATCCAGGGCGCCATGCTCGACGCCCTCCGGCGCCAGGACTGGGCGCCCCGGTCGGTGCGCGAGCGCCTGCACCAGGTGGCCGGCGTCGTTCGGGTGATAGAACAGGAAAAGAAAGCTCCGGCGACCGACGAGGAGGTGGCCACGCGCCTGGGCTGGCCGGTATCCCGGGTGCAGGAGGCCTGGCTGGAGGCGCACGAGACTGCCCTTACCTCTCTGGAGGAGCTGCTTTTTCCGGGGGAAGGGCAGGACTCGTCCCGTCCGGCCGCCGACCCGGAGAGCCCCGATCCCGCCCGGGTTTACGAGGAAAACGAGCTGCGGGCCCTCCTGGCCCGGGCCCTGTCGGAGCTGGGTGATCCCGACCGCCTGGTGCTTAACCTCTACTACTACGAGGGCTTGACCCTGAAGGAGATCGGCGCGGTGCTGGGAGTGTCCGAGTCCAGAGCCTGCCAGCTGCGGGGCCGGGCGCTGCTGAGGCTGCGCGCGCGGTTGAAGGAGTGGGGCTACTAA
- a CDS encoding endolytic transglycosylase MltG, with amino-acid sequence MGLIAAGILVLSFPPSPPTRQQIESQARALGMVYREEVVAWAPEPAATRPEPAKEEAAGGPREVEVYIPPGFTSSQVAELLARQGVVPEAAAFERLLQEKGLTRRLAAGYHRIPVPAEAEEVATILTRSRKSR; translated from the coding sequence TTGGGTCTCATCGCGGCCGGAATCCTGGTGTTGAGCTTTCCGCCGTCGCCTCCTACGCGGCAGCAGATCGAGAGTCAGGCGCGGGCCCTGGGTATGGTTTACCGGGAAGAGGTGGTAGCCTGGGCGCCGGAGCCGGCGGCCACCCGGCCGGAGCCGGCAAAGGAGGAGGCGGCCGGAGGCCCGCGGGAGGTGGAGGTCTACATTCCTCCCGGGTTTACTTCTTCGCAGGTGGCGGAGCTTCTGGCCCGCCAGGGAGTGGTGCCTGAGGCCGCCGCGTTTGAGCGGCTGCTGCAGGAAAAGGGCCTTACCCGCCGACTGGCCGCCGGGTATCACCGCATCCCGGTGCCGGCAGAGGCCGAGGAGGTGGCGACAATACTTACGCGGAGCAGGAAGTCCAGGTGA
- a CDS encoding flagellar hook-basal body protein translates to MLRGLYAANTALVTQQMVETVVGNNLANLNTWGYKADAAALRSFREVLLWRLEGYGQSPVGTVGPGVAVDEVRTDFETGPLVFTGRRLDLALAGPGYFVLQDAAGEVYLTRCGALAVNAQGYLVTEHGHLVLGEGGPISVGAEEVSVGEDRVVRVAGEAVGRLLVVDLQGQVPVKVEAGLLRPPDRANLVALETPVKSGHLEQSNVDAVRAMVELLSAFRAYEAAQRVLRAQDETLGRSIEVGSLR, encoded by the coding sequence ATGTTGCGCGGACTGTATGCGGCCAATACCGCCCTGGTAACCCAGCAGATGGTGGAAACCGTAGTGGGCAACAACCTGGCCAATCTCAATACCTGGGGATACAAGGCGGACGCCGCAGCCTTGAGGAGCTTTCGCGAAGTGCTGCTGTGGCGGCTGGAGGGGTACGGGCAGAGCCCGGTGGGTACCGTGGGGCCGGGAGTGGCCGTAGACGAGGTAAGGACCGACTTTGAAACCGGTCCCCTGGTGTTTACCGGTCGGCGGCTGGACCTGGCGCTGGCGGGACCGGGATACTTCGTGCTCCAGGACGCCGCGGGGGAGGTTTACCTCACGCGCTGCGGGGCCCTGGCGGTGAACGCCCAGGGCTACCTGGTGACGGAGCACGGCCACCTGGTACTGGGCGAGGGCGGCCCCATATCTGTAGGTGCGGAAGAGGTGAGCGTGGGCGAGGACCGGGTGGTGCGGGTTGCCGGCGAAGCCGTTGGGCGGTTGCTGGTGGTAGATCTGCAGGGACAGGTGCCGGTAAAGGTGGAAGCGGGCCTGCTGCGGCCGCCGGACCGGGCCAACCTGGTGGCGTTGGAAACCCCGGTGAAGAGCGGTCACCTGGAGCAGTCCAACGTGGACGCGGTACGGGCCATGGTGGAGCTGTTGTCCGCCTTCCGGGCGTACGAAGCCGCGCAGCGGGTGCTGCGGGCGCAGGATGAAACCCTGGGCCGGTCCATAGAGGTAGGGTCGCTACGCTGA
- a CDS encoding flagellar hook-basal body protein, with product MGPIMRTAASGLYAQATKLEVLANNLANVQTTGFKSRRVGLADLTYQELTRSGWPAYGGRVGTGTAVAEIGPDFAGGALLETGRPFDVAVLGSGFLAVQLPDGSPAYTRDGHLVLTPGGRLVHAGTGYPLLPEIAVPEEAQQVSITPDGRVWARTAEGEPEEVGQIWLYRFVNPQGLVARGENLWLAGELSGEPEVAAPGTPGWGSLGIGQLEASNVDVAEQMVEMLLAQRAYQLNARMITTADEMWSLANDLRR from the coding sequence ATGGGACCCATCATGCGAACCGCGGCCAGCGGCCTTTACGCCCAGGCGACGAAATTGGAGGTGCTGGCCAACAACCTGGCCAACGTGCAGACCACCGGTTTCAAGTCCCGGCGTGTGGGCCTGGCCGATCTGACCTATCAGGAGCTTACCCGCTCCGGCTGGCCGGCCTACGGCGGCCGCGTGGGAACGGGTACGGCGGTGGCCGAGATTGGCCCGGACTTTGCCGGGGGCGCCCTGCTCGAAACCGGCCGACCCTTTGACGTGGCCGTGCTGGGATCCGGGTTCCTGGCCGTACAGCTTCCGGACGGCAGTCCGGCCTACACCCGGGACGGCCACCTGGTGCTGACGCCCGGCGGCAGGCTGGTGCACGCCGGAACCGGGTATCCGCTCCTGCCGGAAATTGCGGTCCCCGAGGAGGCGCAGCAGGTAAGCATCACGCCCGACGGCCGGGTGTGGGCCCGGACGGCGGAGGGCGAACCCGAGGAAGTGGGCCAGATCTGGCTGTACCGGTTTGTCAATCCTCAAGGCCTGGTGGCCCGGGGCGAGAACCTGTGGCTCGCCGGGGAGCTGAGCGGTGAACCGGAAGTGGCCGCGCCGGGAACCCCGGGCTGGGGTAGCCTGGGGATCGGACAGCTCGAGGCCAGCAACGTGGACGTGGCGGAACAAATGGTAGAAATGCTGTTGGCCCAGAGGGCGTACCAGCTCAACGCCCGGATGATTACCACGGCGGACGAAATGTGGTCCTTGGCCAACGATCTCCGTCGCTAG
- a CDS encoding chemotaxis protein CheD, which translates to MAEDSRDHAREVKVGIAQWKVAKAPYRLITLGLGSCVGVALYDRQARVGGMAHVMLPDSSQFANQHNPAKFADTALPALLEEMLRWGAGRQRLVAKLAGGAQMFNSQGGGPLLNIGPRNVAAVKETLQQLGIPVSGEDCGGSMGRTMILDTETGAVYIRAIGRPVRSL; encoded by the coding sequence ATGGCAGAGGACTCCAGGGACCATGCCAGAGAGGTGAAAGTGGGAATAGCCCAGTGGAAGGTGGCCAAGGCGCCCTACCGTTTGATCACTTTGGGTCTGGGCTCCTGTGTGGGCGTGGCCTTATACGACCGCCAAGCCCGCGTCGGGGGTATGGCGCACGTCATGCTGCCGGATAGCTCGCAGTTCGCCAACCAGCATAATCCGGCAAAGTTTGCCGACACCGCCCTCCCGGCCCTGCTCGAGGAGATGCTGCGCTGGGGTGCCGGCCGGCAGCGCCTGGTAGCGAAGCTGGCCGGAGGAGCCCAGATGTTTAACTCCCAGGGCGGCGGCCCCTTGTTGAATATCGGGCCACGCAACGTTGCCGCCGTCAAGGAAACGCTGCAGCAATTGGGAATTCCCGTTTCCGGCGAGGATTGCGGGGGCAGCATGGGTCGGACCATGATTCTGGATACGGAGACCGGTGCCGTTTACATAAGGGCTATCGGCCGACCGGTACGGAGCCTGTGA
- a CDS encoding protein-glutamate O-methyltransferase CheR — translation MDFAEFRQAVNASFGLVLDGYKEKQLRRRIDTLMHTLDLKDYRAYYELLLQDPQQKKRFLDRITINVSEFFRNPEIFGYLEKEILPQLLAENRNLRVWSAGCANGAEPYSLAILCAEQNPAGGHRIEATDVDEGVLAEARAGAYRKELLQNVSPPRLARYFEPRDGVYLVKEELRQAVSFRRHDLLKDPYGQGYDLIVCRNVVIYFTREIQDRLYAQFFRALRPGGVLFIGAAETILQYRQLGFARLAPWFYRRPA, via the coding sequence ATGGACTTTGCGGAGTTTCGGCAGGCGGTGAACGCCAGTTTCGGTCTGGTCCTGGACGGCTATAAGGAAAAGCAGCTCAGACGCCGGATCGACACCCTGATGCACACTCTGGACCTAAAGGATTATCGGGCCTACTACGAGCTGCTTTTGCAGGACCCTCAGCAAAAGAAGCGCTTTTTGGATCGCATCACCATCAACGTTTCGGAGTTCTTTCGTAACCCGGAAATCTTCGGCTACCTGGAGAAGGAGATCCTGCCGCAACTGCTGGCGGAGAACCGGAACCTGCGGGTATGGAGTGCAGGCTGCGCCAACGGAGCGGAGCCGTACTCTCTGGCCATACTGTGTGCTGAACAGAATCCCGCCGGCGGCCACCGTATCGAGGCCACCGACGTGGACGAGGGAGTGCTGGCCGAGGCCCGGGCCGGAGCCTACCGGAAGGAACTGCTGCAGAACGTTTCCCCGCCGCGCCTGGCGCGCTACTTTGAACCGCGCGATGGGGTGTACCTGGTCAAGGAGGAGCTGCGGCAGGCGGTGAGCTTCCGGCGCCACGACTTGCTGAAAGACCCTTACGGCCAGGGTTACGACCTCATCGTGTGTCGCAACGTGGTCATTTACTTTACCCGCGAGATTCAGGACCGCCTGTATGCCCAATTCTTCCGCGCCTTGCGGCCCGGCGGGGTACTGTTCATAGGCGCGGCGGAAACCATTCTCCAGTACCGGCAGCTGGGGTTCGCCAGGCTGGCGCCCTGGTTTTACCGGCGGCCGGCCTAA
- a CDS encoding chemotaxis protein CheC, translating to MDVWNGLSNLQVDAIREIGNIGAGSAATALAQMMNQRIQMSVPRAGVMPLEDIIRLVGGEEEPVACVTTVVTGQAPSLVLYLLSASAAFGLVDLLLGRPSGSTTDLGEMEKSVLSEVGNILTGSFLTAFSQMTGLSLLPSVPVLAFDMLGAVISAALVEGGYYEDRVLVIETVFSGTNSSISSHFFLAPQAGSLEAILKAVGLA from the coding sequence GTGGACGTCTGGAACGGTCTGAGCAACCTTCAGGTTGACGCCATCCGCGAAATCGGCAACATCGGGGCCGGCAGTGCCGCCACCGCTCTGGCGCAAATGATGAACCAGCGCATACAGATGAGCGTGCCCCGGGCGGGAGTCATGCCCCTGGAGGACATAATCCGCCTGGTGGGAGGCGAGGAGGAACCGGTGGCCTGCGTCACCACGGTGGTGACCGGGCAGGCTCCTTCTCTGGTGCTGTACCTGCTGTCTGCCTCTGCCGCCTTCGGCCTGGTGGATCTGCTCCTGGGGCGCCCCTCCGGCAGTACTACCGATTTGGGAGAGATGGAGAAGTCGGTGCTCTCCGAAGTAGGGAATATACTTACCGGGTCTTTTCTCACCGCTTTCTCCCAGATGACCGGTCTTTCCCTGCTGCCCTCGGTGCCCGTGCTGGCGTTCGACATGCTGGGGGCGGTGATCAGCGCTGCGCTGGTGGAAGGAGGTTACTACGAGGACCGAGTACTGGTTATTGAGACCGTATTCTCCGGGACAAACAGCTCCATTTCCAGCCATTTCTTCCTTGCTCCGCAGGCAGGAAGCCTGGAAGCGATCTTGAAAGCCGTGGGCCTGGCCTAG
- a CDS encoding response regulator produces the protein MGKRVLIVDDAAFMRMMLKDILARNGYEIAGEAENGQRAVELYRELRPDAVTMDITMPEMDGITAVKEIKKLDPEARIVMCSAMGQQLMVMEAIQAGAKDFVVKPFQQERVLQALEKVLG, from the coding sequence TTGGGTAAGCGGGTGTTAATTGTGGATGATGCCGCCTTCATGCGCATGATGCTTAAAGACATACTTGCCAGAAACGGGTATGAGATCGCCGGTGAAGCGGAGAACGGCCAGCGGGCGGTGGAACTGTATCGGGAACTCAGGCCCGACGCCGTCACCATGGACATTACCATGCCGGAAATGGACGGTATTACCGCGGTCAAGGAGATCAAGAAGCTGGACCCCGAGGCCAGGATCGTGATGTGCAGTGCCATGGGCCAGCAGCTGATGGTCATGGAAGCCATCCAGGCCGGGGCGAAGGATTTCGTGGTAAAGCCGTTTCAGCAAGAACGGGTGCTCCAGGCCCTGGAAAAGGTCCTGGGATAA
- the fliM gene encoding flagellar motor switch protein FliM — protein sequence MPREVLSQEEIDLLLKALATGEVRAEEAMGRQERQEANPYDFRRPNKFSKEQLNTLFMIHDNFGRLVSNFLSGYLRTSVQVKIVSVDQVTYEDFLVSIPMPTLITVFSLAPLKGTAILETSPAFVFPILDLLLGGSGYMPQRARELTDIEMGVLRRVNARILEQLRYAWGDLVGFEPRIEFLETNPQFNQILSPNETVGVITFTTQVGEVQGLINLCWPFISLESVVGRLTARYWFAAQEAEDAEASRETLERLMEEVPLELAVRVGQTRISLREFLELEPGDVIPLERSVHEDLEFMVGDRPYLLGQPGAVGKKLGLLLTGWAGQEERASE from the coding sequence ATGCCCAGGGAAGTACTCAGCCAGGAAGAGATAGACCTGCTGCTCAAGGCACTGGCCACCGGGGAAGTGCGGGCCGAGGAGGCCATGGGGCGCCAGGAAAGGCAGGAGGCCAATCCCTACGACTTCCGGCGCCCGAACAAGTTTTCCAAGGAGCAGCTGAACACCCTCTTTATGATCCACGACAATTTCGGCCGGCTGGTGTCCAATTTTCTCTCGGGGTACCTGCGCACCAGCGTTCAGGTTAAGATCGTTTCCGTGGATCAGGTAACCTATGAGGACTTCCTGGTTTCCATCCCCATGCCCACCCTGATTACCGTATTCAGCCTGGCCCCCCTGAAGGGTACGGCGATCCTGGAAACCAGCCCGGCCTTTGTTTTTCCGATTCTCGATCTGCTGTTGGGCGGGAGCGGGTACATGCCCCAGAGGGCCCGCGAGTTGACGGACATCGAGATGGGGGTTTTGCGCCGGGTTAACGCCCGGATTCTGGAGCAGCTCCGGTACGCCTGGGGCGATCTGGTGGGTTTCGAGCCGCGCATCGAGTTTTTGGAAACCAATCCGCAGTTCAACCAGATTCTATCGCCCAACGAGACCGTGGGCGTGATTACCTTCACCACTCAGGTAGGTGAGGTCCAGGGACTGATCAACCTGTGCTGGCCGTTCATCAGCTTGGAGTCGGTGGTGGGCAGGCTCACCGCCCGGTATTGGTTTGCCGCCCAGGAGGCGGAGGACGCGGAAGCCTCCCGCGAAACCCTGGAGCGGCTTATGGAGGAGGTTCCCTTGGAGCTGGCAGTACGCGTGGGTCAAACCCGGATCAGTTTGCGGGAGTTCCTGGAGTTGGAGCCGGGCGATGTGATCCCGCTCGAGCGCTCGGTGCATGAGGACCTGGAGTTCATGGTGGGAGATCGCCCTTATCTTTTGGGCCAGCCCGGAGCCGTGGGCAAGAAACTGGGGCTCTTGCTGACCGGCTGGGCGGGCCAGGAGGAAAGAGCCAGTGAGTGA
- the fliY gene encoding flagellar motor switch phosphatase FliY yields the protein MSEQDFLSQEQVDALLQRAYAQAPQPEGEMPSLNEMEADVLGEIGNISMGSAATALSEILGHKVTITTPRVEITTPEDLFSSFQVPYVIVTVEYTGGLVGSNLLIIRVTDAAVIADLMMGGGGKPAEELTEIGLSAVAEAMNQMIGSAATAMSSMFGRAVTISPPRVAVFRDQEETGEARRYYPWAPDDQVAVVHFRLTVNDLLDSELIQVVPVEVARQEAELLLRPAAQEAPPAPPASAPPDSPPQDPDAAVPAPAGETEPAARPAGPRNLDLLLDIPLEVSVIIGRTRRPIRDVLNLVPGSVVELDKLVEEPVEILVNGTLVAEGEVVVVNENFGVRITKIVDPSERLKYLR from the coding sequence GTGAGTGAGCAGGATTTTCTCTCTCAAGAACAGGTAGATGCCTTATTGCAGCGGGCTTATGCCCAAGCACCCCAGCCCGAGGGGGAAATGCCGAGCCTGAACGAAATGGAGGCCGACGTTCTAGGGGAGATAGGGAACATCTCCATGGGCTCCGCGGCTACGGCCCTTTCGGAGATTCTCGGGCACAAGGTCACAATTACCACGCCCAGGGTGGAGATCACCACTCCGGAAGACCTGTTCAGCTCTTTCCAGGTACCCTACGTGATCGTCACCGTGGAGTACACCGGCGGGCTGGTGGGCAGTAACCTGCTGATCATCAGGGTTACGGATGCCGCGGTAATCGCCGACCTCATGATGGGAGGAGGAGGGAAACCGGCGGAGGAATTGACCGAAATCGGGCTCAGCGCCGTGGCCGAGGCCATGAACCAGATGATCGGCTCGGCGGCTACGGCCATGTCTTCCATGTTCGGTCGGGCGGTCACCATTTCTCCTCCCCGGGTAGCCGTGTTTCGGGATCAAGAGGAGACCGGCGAGGCCCGGCGTTACTACCCCTGGGCGCCGGACGACCAGGTGGCCGTGGTGCACTTCCGCCTTACGGTGAACGATCTCCTGGACAGCGAGCTGATACAGGTAGTCCCGGTTGAGGTGGCCAGGCAGGAGGCCGAGCTTCTTCTGAGGCCGGCGGCCCAGGAGGCACCGCCTGCACCTCCGGCCTCGGCTCCACCGGATTCGCCTCCCCAGGACCCGGACGCTGCCGTTCCCGCGCCTGCCGGCGAGACCGAACCGGCAGCCCGGCCCGCCGGGCCACGCAATCTGGATCTACTCCTGGATATCCCCTTGGAGGTCTCGGTAATCATAGGCCGTACCCGCAGGCCGATAAGGGATGTCTTGAACCTGGTGCCGGGGTCGGTGGTGGAACTGGACAAGCTGGTGGAAGAGCCGGTAGAGATCCTGGTCAACGGTACCCTGGTGGCAGAGGGGGAAGTGGTGGTGGTGAACGAGAATTTCGGCGTGCGCATCACCAAGATCGTGGATCCCTCGGAGCGGCTCAAGTACCTGCGTTAG
- a CDS encoding alpha/beta-type small acid-soluble spore protein: protein MSRRRGGLMSEALKWELAKELGVAHLVAAEGWGAVPSRECGNLVRKAIEIAERNLAGK, encoded by the coding sequence TTGAGCAGGCGGCGCGGCGGGCTCATGTCGGAGGCGCTCAAGTGGGAGCTGGCCAAGGAACTGGGCGTTGCCCATTTGGTAGCCGCCGAGGGCTGGGGCGCAGTTCCCTCCCGAGAGTGCGGCAACTTGGTTAGAAAGGCCATTGAGATTGCCGAACGCAACCTCGCCGGAAAGTAG